In the Hordeum vulgare subsp. vulgare chromosome 7H, MorexV3_pseudomolecules_assembly, whole genome shotgun sequence genome, one interval contains:
- the LOC123411261 gene encoding uncharacterized protein LOC123411261 — translation MALRTIAARTRSSALRLPSPAARFSPPAAARPLNVVPAGRPRYYWRKDAKTIYEENLELLEGVKKHERSMRRSIRFLEGANKGLSWSFKYLMPIPLAAAVLKVTH, via the exons ATGGCGCTGCGCACCATCGCCGCGAGGACGCGGAGCTCTGCGCTCCGCCTGCCGTCCCCGGCCGCgcgcttctcgccgccggccgccgctcgCCCCCTCAACGTCGTGCCAGCG GGACGCCCTCGCTACTATTGGAGAAAAGATGCTAAAACAATTTATGAGGAAAATTTAGAGTTGCTTGAAGGGGTGAAGAAGCATGAGAGATCTATGAG GAGGAGTATCCGGTTCCTGGAGGGGGCAAACAAAGGTCTCAGTTGGTCATTCAAGTACCTCATGCCTATTCCCTTGGCTGCTGCTGTCCTGAAAGTGACTCATTAG